The Burkholderia mayonis DNA window GTCGGCGAGCGGCGCGCAGGCAGCGCCTGCCGCAGCGGCGGCACCGGCCGCAGCTCAACCGGCTGCGCCCGCTCCAGCCGCCGCGTCTGCCGCACCCGCCGCGCCGACGGCAGACCTCTTCGGCGTGCCCGAGCACGTCGTCGAGCAGGCAGTCGAGGCCGCGCATCCGGCGCCCGGCGCGCCCGACGCCGCAGGCGGCGACGGCCCGCATCTGAAGATCACGCTGACGGGCGTCGGCGACAAGGACCAGGAACTGCTGACCGAGGAGCTCGGCAATCTCGGGCAGATCGTCGGCCGCGTGAAGGCGGGCGACGCGCTCACGCTGTGGCTCGAAACCGACGTGCCGTCGGACGACATCATCGCCGTGTGCTGCTTCGTGATCGACGAAAGCCAGATCGCGATCGGTCGCGGCACCGCGCCGGGCACCGGAGCGGCGCAGTCCGAGGCGGCCGCCGCGACGCAGGCGGCGTCGCAGTCGTACGAAGCCGAACGCGAGCCTGAGCTCGCCGAAGCCGCGGCGGAACCGGCCACGGCCCGGCCGGCGGCGCCCGCCGCCGAAGCGAAGCCGGCTGCGCAACCCGCCGCGCCGAGTGCGCCCGTCGCGGCCGCCGCCGCGCCGGCGGCCGCGGCTCCCGCCGCACAAAGCGCGGCGCAAGCCGCCGCGCAGCATCACGACGACCGCAAGCCGCGCCCGGTCGCCGCCGCGAGCGCGGAGGGCAGCTCGATCCGCGTGGGCGTCGAGAAGGTCGACCAGTTGATCAACCTCGTCGGCGAGCTCGTGATCACGCAGGCGATGCTCGCGGAGACGACGAGCGCGTTCGATCCGGCGCTGCACGACCGCCTGTACAACGGCATGGCGCAGCTCGAGCGCAACGCGCGCGATTTGCAGGAAGCGGTGATGTCGATCCGGATGATGCCGATGGACTATGTGTTCAGCCGCTTCCCGCGGCTCGTGCGCGACCTTGCTGGCAAGCTCGGCAAGCAGGTCGAGCTCGTCACGTTCGGCCAGGCAACCGAGCTCGACAAGAGCCTCATCGAGCGGATCATCGATCCGCTCACCCACCTCGTGCGCAACAGCCTCGACCACGGGATCGAAACCGTCGAGGCGCGCCGCGCGGCGGGCAAGGATGCGGTCGGCCAGCTCGTGCTGTCGGCCGCGCATCACGGCGGCAACATCGTGATCGAGGTCAGTGACGACGGCGCGGGCCTGAACCGCGACAGGATCCTCGCGAAGGCCGCGAAGCAGGGGATGCAGATCTCCGAGAACATCAGCGACGACGAGGTGTGGAACCTCATCTTCGCGCCGGGCTTCTCGACGGCCGAAGTCGTGACCGACGTGTCCGGCCGCGGCGTCGGGATGGACGTCGTCAAGCGCAACATCCAGTCGATGGGCGGGCACGTCGAGATCTCGTCGCAGGCCGGCCGTGGCACGACGACGCGGATCGTGCTGCCGCTCACGCTCGCCATTCTCGACGGGATGTCGGTGAAGGTCGGCAGCGAGATCTTCATCCTGCCGCTCAACTTCGTGATGGAGTCGCTGCAGCCGTCGGCCGAAGACATCTACACGATCGGCAACGGCGAGCGCGTCGTGCGCGTGCGCGGCGAATATCTGCCGCTCGTCGCGCTGCACGAGGTGTTCTCGGTCGACGACGCGCGCACCGATCCGACGCAGGGCATCGTCACGATCATGCAGACGGAAGGCCGCCGCTTCGCGATGCTGATCGACGAACTGGTGGGCCAGCAGCAGGTGGTCGTCAAGAACCTCGAGACGAACTACCGCAAGGTGTACGGCATTTCCGCCGCGACGATTCTCGGCGACGGCAGCGTCGCGCTGATCGTCGACGTCGCGGCGCTCAATCGCGAAACCCGCTCGACGCACGGCGCGCACGCGAGCGCCGCGCTCGCCGCGTCCTAACTTACGTCATCCATCGACCTGGGGGCTAATGTGTCCGAAGTCCAAACGAACAATTCGGCCGCCGCGAACGCGGCCAACCGCCGCGACGCCGAGCAGGGCGACGCGGCGGGCCAGGAGTTTCTCGTCTTCACGCTCGGCGACGAGGAATACGGCATCGATATTCTCAAGGTGCAGGAAATCCGCGGTTACGACAGCGTCACGCGGATCGCGAACGCGCCCGAGTTCATCAAGGGCGTGATCAACCTGCGCGGGATCATCGTGCCCATCGTCGACATGCGGATCAAGTTCCATCTCGGCCGCGTCGACTACGACCATCAGACGGTCGTGATCATCCTGAACGTCGCGCACCGCGTCGTCGGGATGGTCGTCGACGGCGTGTCCGACGTGCTCACGCTGTCCACCGAGCAGATCATGCCGGCGCCGGAGTTCGGCGGCGTGCTGACGACCGAATACCTGACGGGTCTCGGCACGGTCGACGGCCGGATGCTGATCCTGATGGACATCGAGAAGCTGATGACGAGCAAGGAGATGGCGCTGATCGACACGCTCGGCGCGTGAACGGGCGCGCCGCGCTGTCGCACGCGACGCACGCAACGGAACTACGGGGGAGCTGACGATGCTGCACAACTGGTCGATCCGCACGACGCTGACGGCCGTCGGATTAATGCTGGTGCTCGTCGCCGCGCTGGTCGGCGGGCTCGGGCTGTACGCGCTCAATCACGCGAGCCGCTCGCTCGACGCGATCGCGCACGGCGATCTGCCGACGATCCACACGCTCGACGACGCGTCGTCGTACCTGCTGCGCTCGCGCGTCGCGCTCGACCGTTTCAAGACGCTGTCCGAGGCCGGCAACGCCGACGAGGCGCAGAAGGTGCTGTCGCGCGCGCAGGAGCTGTACGCGAAGTCGGCGCAGAACTGGCAGACGTATCTCGCGGCATCGAAGGAAGGCATCGACCAGGCGCTCACGGACGCGCTCGCCGCGCGCTACGCGACGCTGACGAAGGAAGGCGTCGAGCCGGAATTCGCGGCCGCGCATGCGGGCGACCTCGCCGCGTATCACGCGATCGCCGACACGAAGATCAGCCCGATGTTCGTCGCATACGACAGCGCGGCGTCCGCGGTGGTCGCCGCGTATTCGAAGCGCGCGGAATCGCGCTTCGACGCGACGCAGGCGCGCATTTCGCTGATGATTGCGTTGATCGCGGCGGGCATCGTCATCGCGTTCCTGATGGTGATCGGCATTCGCTTCGCGCTGCGTGGGCTCATCGTGCAGCCGCTCAACGTCGCGATCGCGCAGTTCGAGCGGATCTCGGCGGGCGACCTCACGCAAGCGTCGCAGGGCGCGGGCAAGAACGAAATCGGCCGGCTGTTCCACGGCATCGGCCGGATGCAGGCGGCCGTCGCCGACATGGTGAAGGCCGTGCATCGCGGCGCGGCGGCGGTCGACGCCGGCGCGCGCGAGATCTCGAGCGGCAACGCCGATCTGTCGGCGCGCACCGAATCGCAGGCGGCGTCGCTGCAGGAAACCGCGTCGAGCATGGAGCAGCTCACGGGCACGGTGCGCCAGAACGCGGAGAACGCGCGGCAGGCGAGCCAGCTCGCGGTCAACGCTTCCGACATCGCGACGCAAGGCGGCGAGGTCGTCGGCCGGGTCGTCACGACGATGCAGGACATCGCGGCGAGCTCGACGAAGGTCGCCGACATCATCGGCACGATCGAAGGCATCGCATTCCAGACCAACATCCTCGCGCTGAACGCGGCCGTCGAAGCGGCGCGCGCGGGCGAGCAGGGCCGAGGCTTCGCGGTCGTCGCGGGCGAGGTGCGCTCGCTCGCGCAGCGCAGCGCGACGGCCGCCAAGGAAATCAAGCAGTTGATCGGCGACTCCGCGCACAAGGTGCAAAGCGGCTCGGCGCTCGTCGAGCGCGCGGGCACGACGATGGCCGAGATCGTTCAGGCGGTGCGCCGCGTGACGGACATCATGGGCGAGATCAGCGCGGCGTCCGAAGAGCAGTCGACGGGTATCGTCCAGGTGAATCGCGCGGTCAGCCAGATGGACGCCGTCACGCAGCAGAACGCGGCGCTCGTCGAAGAGGCGGCCGCCGCTGCCGCGTCGCTCGAAGAGCAGACGCGGCAGATGACGCAGGTCGTGTCGGTCTGGCGGGTCGAAGGCGGGATCGCGTCCGCCGCGGCGCCGTCCGGCGCGGCTTCGTCGGGTGCGAAGGCGCATGCGAACGCGGGGTCGCCGAGCGAGCCGTCGGCTGCTTCGACGACGTCACGCGCGCCCGCTGCCGGCAAGCCTGCGACCACCGGCGCGTCCGGATCGTCGTCGGCTTCGGCCGCCGCGGCGCCGGCTGCCGCACTCGGCGCCCGCGCGGCGCATGGCACTGCGCCGCAGCCCGCGAAGAAGCCCGCCGACGCGCCGAAGTCGGCCGCGTCCCCGGCGTCTTCCGCCTATGCGCCGAAGCTCGCGAAGCCGGGCGCAGCCGCGCATCCGTCGCCAAGCAAGGCCGGCGCGGCCGCCGCGCCGCAAGCTGCCGCCGCTTCCGCGTCCTCCTTCGCGCTCAAGCGCCCGGTGCTGTCGGGCGAGTCGAAGCCCGCGGCCGCCTCGGCGTCCTCCGACGACGACTGGGAAACCTTTTGAGCCATGATGCCCGCACGCGCCGCCTCTCGTCTCGACGCACTCGAACCGCAAGAACGGTCGGGCGACGCTGCGCGGGACTTCGAATTCACGTCCGCCGACTTCACGAAGATCCGCGCGCTGATCCATCGGCGCGCGGGCATCTCGCTGTCCGAGCACAAGCGCGACATGGCATACAGCCGCCTTGCGCGGCGCCTGCGCGCGCGCGGACTCAACCGTTTCTGCGACTACCTCGAGCTGCTCGAGCGTGAAAACGACCCGGCCGAATGGGAAGCGTTCACGAACTCGCTGACGACGAACCTGACTGCGTTCTTCCGCGAGTCGCATCACTTCCCGATCCTCGCCGAATTCGTCAAGCGCCGCGAACAGCCGGTATCGGTGTGGTGCTCGGCGGCGTCGACGGGCGAAGAGCCGTATTCGATCGCGATGACGCTCGTCGAGGCGCTCGGCGATTCGGCCGCGCGCTCGGCGACCGTGCTCGCGACCGACCTCGACACGCAGGTGCTCGCGAAGGCGGAAGCTGGCGTCTATGCGTTCGAGCAGGTGAAGCACCTGTCGCCCGAGCGGCTCAAGCGCTTCTTCCTGAAAGGCACGGGTACGCAGGCGGGCCGCGTGAAGGTGCGCCCCGAGCTGCGCGCGATGATCCGCTTCGCGCAGCTCAACTTGACGGACGCC harbors:
- the cheA gene encoding chemotaxis protein CheA — encoded protein: MTLDITQFYQTFFDEADELLAQMEQLLLNLDVASPDPEDLAAIFRAAHSIKGGAATFGFTALTETTHILESLLDRARNHELTLTKEMVDAFLETKDVLSDQLADYRASAEPDAAAAAAICGKLERLKASASGAQAAPAAAAAPAAAQPAAPAPAAASAAPAAPTADLFGVPEHVVEQAVEAAHPAPGAPDAAGGDGPHLKITLTGVGDKDQELLTEELGNLGQIVGRVKAGDALTLWLETDVPSDDIIAVCCFVIDESQIAIGRGTAPGTGAAQSEAAAATQAASQSYEAEREPELAEAAAEPATARPAAPAAEAKPAAQPAAPSAPVAAAAAPAAAAPAAQSAAQAAAQHHDDRKPRPVAAASAEGSSIRVGVEKVDQLINLVGELVITQAMLAETTSAFDPALHDRLYNGMAQLERNARDLQEAVMSIRMMPMDYVFSRFPRLVRDLAGKLGKQVELVTFGQATELDKSLIERIIDPLTHLVRNSLDHGIETVEARRAAGKDAVGQLVLSAAHHGGNIVIEVSDDGAGLNRDRILAKAAKQGMQISENISDDEVWNLIFAPGFSTAEVVTDVSGRGVGMDVVKRNIQSMGGHVEISSQAGRGTTTRIVLPLTLAILDGMSVKVGSEIFILPLNFVMESLQPSAEDIYTIGNGERVVRVRGEYLPLVALHEVFSVDDARTDPTQGIVTIMQTEGRRFAMLIDELVGQQQVVVKNLETNYRKVYGISAATILGDGSVALIVDVAALNRETRSTHGAHASAALAAS
- the cheW gene encoding chemotaxis protein CheW, with product MSEVQTNNSAAANAANRRDAEQGDAAGQEFLVFTLGDEEYGIDILKVQEIRGYDSVTRIANAPEFIKGVINLRGIIVPIVDMRIKFHLGRVDYDHQTVVIILNVAHRVVGMVVDGVSDVLTLSTEQIMPAPEFGGVLTTEYLTGLGTVDGRMLILMDIEKLMTSKEMALIDTLGA
- a CDS encoding methyl-accepting chemotaxis protein, whose amino-acid sequence is MLHNWSIRTTLTAVGLMLVLVAALVGGLGLYALNHASRSLDAIAHGDLPTIHTLDDASSYLLRSRVALDRFKTLSEAGNADEAQKVLSRAQELYAKSAQNWQTYLAASKEGIDQALTDALAARYATLTKEGVEPEFAAAHAGDLAAYHAIADTKISPMFVAYDSAASAVVAAYSKRAESRFDATQARISLMIALIAAGIVIAFLMVIGIRFALRGLIVQPLNVAIAQFERISAGDLTQASQGAGKNEIGRLFHGIGRMQAAVADMVKAVHRGAAAVDAGAREISSGNADLSARTESQAASLQETASSMEQLTGTVRQNAENARQASQLAVNASDIATQGGEVVGRVVTTMQDIAASSTKVADIIGTIEGIAFQTNILALNAAVEAARAGEQGRGFAVVAGEVRSLAQRSATAAKEIKQLIGDSAHKVQSGSALVERAGTTMAEIVQAVRRVTDIMGEISAASEEQSTGIVQVNRAVSQMDAVTQQNAALVEEAAAAAASLEEQTRQMTQVVSVWRVEGGIASAAAPSGAASSGAKAHANAGSPSEPSAASTTSRAPAAGKPATTGASGSSSASAAAAPAAALGARAAHGTAPQPAKKPADAPKSAASPASSAYAPKLAKPGAAAHPSPSKAGAAAAPQAAAASASSFALKRPVLSGESKPAAASASSDDDWETF
- a CDS encoding CheR family methyltransferase; this translates as MMPARAASRLDALEPQERSGDAARDFEFTSADFTKIRALIHRRAGISLSEHKRDMAYSRLARRLRARGLNRFCDYLELLERENDPAEWEAFTNSLTTNLTAFFRESHHFPILAEFVKRREQPVSVWCSAASTGEEPYSIAMTLVEALGDSAARSATVLATDLDTQVLAKAEAGVYAFEQVKHLSPERLKRFFLKGTGTQAGRVKVRPELRAMIRFAQLNLTDADYGFTKPFDAIFCRNVMIYFDKPTQSQVLARFEPLMKPGGLLFAGHSENFTYVTQAFHLRGQTVYELTRDGYSAAPRVRSRIGAAAAEEELR